A stretch of the Massilia sp. W12 genome encodes the following:
- a CDS encoding polysaccharide deacetylase family protein, translated as MACISTITRRASKRAAALALAAPLCGGATPCPAQIYLTFDTGNMAQAEFIAGQLRQRQIAATFFLANERTTRGDYALDDSWAGFWRQLSSEGHAFGSHSISHARWLADGKDGRLVMRPQFGPQAGQSVRWDQAQFCQDLQQARARFFSLTGRHSEPLWRAPGGHVSARSLDFGRACGLQHVGWSPAGFSGDEQSSERYPNPVLLKRLLHNLKAGDVVMAHLGIWSRRDPWAPAVLPPLLDGLRARGFCFATLREHPAYRLSPKKE; from the coding sequence ATGGCGTGTATTTCCACAATCACGCGCCGCGCCAGTAAGCGCGCAGCGGCGCTGGCGCTGGCGGCCCCGCTTTGCGGCGGCGCTACGCCTTGCCCGGCGCAAATTTATCTCACCTTCGATACCGGCAATATGGCGCAAGCTGAATTCATTGCCGGCCAACTGCGGCAACGGCAGATTGCCGCCACCTTTTTTCTGGCCAATGAGCGCACCACACGCGGCGATTATGCGCTGGATGATTCCTGGGCCGGCTTTTGGCGGCAATTAAGCAGCGAAGGGCATGCTTTCGGCAGTCACAGCATCAGCCATGCGCGCTGGCTGGCCGATGGCAAAGACGGGCGGCTTGTGATGCGGCCCCAATTCGGCCCCCAGGCCGGCCAAAGCGTGCGCTGGGATCAGGCGCAGTTTTGCCAGGATTTGCAGCAGGCGCGCGCGCGTTTTTTCAGTCTCACCGGGCGTCATAGCGAGCCGTTGTGGCGCGCCCCCGGCGGCCATGTCTCGGCGCGCAGCCTGGATTTTGGCCGGGCTTGCGGCTTGCAGCATGTCGGCTGGTCGCCCGCCGGCTTTTCCGGCGATGAGCAGTCCAGCGAACGCTATCCGAATCCGGTGTTGCTCAAACGCCTGTTGCACAATTTAAAAGCCGGCGATGTGGTGATGGCGCATTTAGGCATCTGGTCGCGCCGCGATCCCTGGGCCCCGGCGGTGTTGCCGCCCTTGCTGGATGGCTTGCGCGCGCGCGGCTTTTGTTTTGCCACCTTGCGCGAGCATCCGGCCTACCGCCTCAGTCCGAAAAAGGAGTGA
- a CDS encoding YncE family protein — MAKRICSKLAASVGAVLSFSSAYLFVGALLCAAPAQAGGNVVVVLNSRDASVTLLDQKKRVEIGTLSTGKEPHHLMPTPDNKSLIVASSMGNELLFLDPKSGAVQRRVKDIIDPYQIGFSPDQKWFVSNALRLDRVDLYRYDGRNFSLQKRLPLPKLPSHMAFLPDSSMVFITLQGSDQIAAIDLASQSVQWTMPVGKLPAGIYLTPDQKYLMVGIMGSNHIEVIDWRTRQLVKRIKTGDGAHNFRAMGDKRHVLVSNRVSNSINIVNTESLENVGMIPVPGGPDCMELSDDGKTLWATLRWIKKVAVIDVPSRKVLKMIPVGRSPHGVYFHNHAPRQ, encoded by the coding sequence ATGGCTAAGCGCATTTGCAGCAAATTGGCAGCCTCTGTCGGCGCCGTCCTTTCCTTTTCATCCGCATACTTATTTGTCGGCGCGCTGCTGTGCGCTGCCCCGGCCCAGGCGGGCGGGAATGTGGTGGTGGTGCTGAATTCGCGTGATGCTTCTGTGACCTTGCTGGACCAGAAAAAACGCGTTGAAATCGGCACATTGTCCACCGGCAAGGAGCCGCATCACCTGATGCCGACGCCGGATAATAAATCCCTCATCGTCGCTTCCTCCATGGGCAATGAATTGCTGTTTCTCGATCCTAAAAGCGGGGCCGTGCAGCGCCGGGTGAAAGACATTATCGATCCCTATCAAATCGGTTTTTCGCCGGATCAGAAATGGTTTGTCAGCAATGCGCTGCGCCTGGACAGGGTCGATTTATACCGCTATGACGGACGCAATTTCAGTTTGCAAAAACGTCTGCCGCTGCCCAAGCTGCCCAGCCATATGGCGTTTTTGCCGGACAGCAGCATGGTCTTTATCACGCTGCAGGGCAGTGACCAGATCGCGGCGATTGATCTGGCAAGCCAGAGCGTGCAATGGACTATGCCGGTCGGCAAGCTGCCCGCCGGGATCTATCTGACGCCGGATCAAAAATATCTGATGGTGGGGATTATGGGCAGCAATCATATTGAAGTGATTGACTGGCGCACCCGGCAACTGGTCAAACGCATCAAAACCGGCGACGGTGCGCACAATTTCCGCGCCATGGGCGATAAACGCCATGTGCTGGTCAGCAATCGCGTCAGCAATTCGATTAATATCGTTAATACCGAGTCGCTGGAAAATGTCGGCATGATTCCGGTGCCGGGCGGGCCGGATTGCATGGAATTGAGCGATGACGGCAAAACCTTGTGGGCCACCTTGCGCTGGATTAAAAAAGTCGCGGTAATCGACGTGCCATCGCGCAAGGTGCTGAAAATGATTCCGGTCGGGCGTTCTCCACATGGCGTGTATTTCCACAATCACGCGCCGCGCCAGTAA
- a CDS encoding acyl-CoA-binding protein produces the protein MSLQADFEQAQADSKTLNTRPDNMTLLKMYALFKQGSNGDVEGKRPGFTDMVGRAKYDAWADLKGKSQDEAMQEYIDLVKELKENDE, from the coding sequence ATGAGCCTGCAAGCCGATTTTGAACAAGCCCAAGCCGATTCAAAAACCCTGAACACCCGCCCGGACAATATGACCCTGCTGAAGATGTATGCGCTGTTCAAGCAAGGTTCAAACGGCGATGTCGAAGGCAAACGCCCCGGCTTCACCGACATGGTGGGCCGCGCCAAATACGACGCCTGGGCTGATTTGAAAGGCAAATCTCAAGATGAGGCGATGCAGGAATACATTGACCTGGTCAAAGAATTGAAAGAAAACGACGAGTAA
- a CDS encoding putative inorganic carbon transporter subunit DabA, whose amino-acid sequence MMNAALSAELRHLLAQEDALEQALQQACDRLAPHWPLATFTARSPWLGLEDLDFHQVAQRSWHSLGAPLYADARAERAAWQAQPGDPGLLRDTLRAWLMHWKNSSHPAEHSTLLSADLLNYVQQRLLRQAGATDGFDLLQAASAPLEAAPRSLLAWQTRSRRALAFGTAQQQAQARLLDALCARSAKYWLGRPLALWPAAGGSFWTFARQLCATAGELNKAQNSRLQALPSDPRACIAALLPGLCEAADQADYLSAHLFALHGWAGMLQQQAGPADCPILYEWLALRLALESILLPLDCNAPQADKSVLLRRWLRYSHSNVAQWNCLPPPARALRLALARDFDPCAEGEIWLRMREELWRRQLRVSLRPASCAQPQARPMVQLVFCIDVRSEALRRALELAASARGMPAGALQTLSCAGFFGLAAHTHGLDQSAGHASCPAILQPSFSVREQASAAALLRYRQRRAAQQAAQTFASRAKQDNQAALVLPELAGPWHGLRMLWRNLAPVSWRRTLDLNLERWRQKPQTRFDLRYRRPLHAKLAQGLSLEQQVQACANALRSINLHDNFAPLLIIAGHGSQSENNPYAAKLQCGACGGAAGGMNARLLAQMLNDAQVRAGLAQAGIQIPQDCHVMAAQHQTSLDQLDFLSAAPDHGAAAQAWNSLQSALPLALHTLALERLALLPGEEAAHSPAQARLAAWRRSHDAAELRPEWGLVNNAALILAPRAISRHANLGGRAFLHEYEAANDADGSLLASLCAGPATVAQWINLQYLASSNAPHYHGSGDKASQSICSGLGVVQGNGSDLLPGLPWQAVMRDDAQTMHQAQRLQLVIAAPDSHILRLLQHNPALARKVRHGWLLLASIAPQDGGWRDWLPGPDGAIISQHKKN is encoded by the coding sequence ATGATGAATGCCGCTTTATCTGCTGAATTGCGTCACCTGCTGGCGCAAGAAGACGCCCTGGAACAAGCCCTGCAACAGGCTTGCGACCGCCTCGCGCCGCATTGGCCGTTGGCGACTTTCACCGCGCGCAGTCCCTGGCTCGGATTGGAAGATCTGGATTTTCATCAAGTCGCGCAGCGCAGTTGGCACAGTCTGGGCGCACCGCTGTATGCCGACGCCAGGGCGGAACGCGCGGCCTGGCAGGCCCAACCGGGCGACCCCGGCCTTTTGCGCGACACCCTGCGCGCCTGGTTGATGCACTGGAAAAACAGCAGCCATCCGGCTGAACACAGCACGCTGTTGAGCGCTGATTTGCTCAATTATGTGCAGCAGCGCCTGTTGCGCCAGGCGGGCGCGACGGATGGTTTTGACTTGCTGCAAGCCGCCAGCGCGCCACTTGAGGCCGCACCGCGCAGCTTGCTGGCCTGGCAAACCCGCAGCCGGCGCGCCTTGGCTTTCGGCACGGCGCAGCAACAAGCACAAGCGCGCCTGCTGGATGCGCTGTGCGCGCGCAGCGCCAAATACTGGCTTGGCCGCCCGCTTGCGCTGTGGCCGGCAGCCGGCGGCAGTTTCTGGACGTTTGCGCGCCAATTGTGTGCTACAGCCGGCGAATTAAACAAGGCGCAAAACAGCCGTCTGCAAGCGCTGCCGTCCGATCCGCGCGCCTGCATCGCCGCCCTGCTGCCGGGCTTATGCGAAGCCGCCGATCAGGCCGATTATCTGAGCGCGCATCTGTTCGCCCTGCATGGCTGGGCCGGCATGCTGCAGCAGCAAGCCGGCCCTGCTGACTGTCCCATCCTGTATGAATGGCTGGCCCTGCGGCTGGCCTTGGAAAGCATTTTGTTGCCCCTGGACTGCAATGCGCCGCAAGCTGACAAAAGCGTATTGTTGCGGCGCTGGCTGCGTTACAGCCACAGCAATGTGGCGCAATGGAATTGCCTGCCGCCGCCAGCGCGTGCGCTGCGACTGGCCCTGGCGCGCGACTTCGACCCATGCGCCGAAGGTGAAATCTGGCTGCGCATGCGCGAAGAGCTGTGGCGCCGCCAATTGCGCGTCAGCTTGCGCCCGGCAAGCTGCGCACAACCGCAGGCGCGGCCCATGGTGCAGCTGGTGTTTTGCATTGATGTGCGCTCAGAAGCATTGCGGCGTGCGCTGGAGCTGGCCGCAAGTGCGCGCGGCATGCCTGCCGGCGCCTTGCAAACCCTGTCTTGCGCCGGATTCTTTGGTCTGGCCGCACACACGCACGGGCTGGATCAGAGCGCGGGACATGCGAGTTGCCCGGCGATTTTGCAACCGTCCTTCAGTGTGCGCGAGCAGGCCAGCGCCGCCGCGCTGCTGCGCTACCGGCAACGGCGCGCCGCGCAGCAGGCAGCGCAAACATTTGCCAGCCGCGCCAAGCAGGATAATCAAGCGGCGCTGGTGTTGCCGGAGCTGGCCGGCCCCTGGCACGGCCTGCGCATGCTGTGGCGCAATCTGGCCCCGGTCAGCTGGCGGCGCACACTCGACCTGAACTTGGAAAGATGGCGGCAAAAACCGCAAACCCGCTTCGATTTACGCTACCGCCGTCCGCTGCACGCCAAACTGGCGCAGGGGCTGAGCCTGGAGCAGCAGGTGCAGGCCTGCGCCAACGCCTTGCGCAGTATCAATCTGCACGACAATTTCGCCCCGCTCCTGATCATCGCCGGGCACGGCAGCCAGAGTGAAAACAATCCGTATGCCGCGAAATTGCAATGCGGGGCTTGCGGCGGCGCAGCGGGCGGCATGAATGCGCGGCTGTTGGCGCAAATGTTGAACGATGCGCAAGTACGCGCCGGACTGGCGCAGGCCGGCATTCAGATCCCGCAGGATTGCCATGTGATGGCGGCGCAGCATCAAACCAGTCTGGATCAGCTGGATTTTCTCAGCGCTGCGCCAGACCATGGCGCAGCGGCGCAAGCCTGGAATAGCCTGCAAAGCGCGCTGCCGCTGGCCTTGCACACTCTGGCGCTGGAGCGGCTGGCTTTATTGCCGGGCGAAGAAGCGGCGCACAGTCCGGCGCAAGCACGCTTAGCGGCCTGGCGGCGCAGCCATGATGCGGCGGAATTGCGCCCGGAATGGGGACTGGTCAATAATGCCGCGCTGATCCTGGCGCCGCGCGCCATCAGCCGGCACGCGAATCTGGGCGGGCGCGCTTTTCTGCATGAATACGAAGCCGCCAACGACGCCGACGGCAGCCTGCTGGCCAGCCTGTGCGCCGGCCCGGCGACGGTGGCGCAATGGATCAATTTGCAATATCTGGCGTCCAGCAATGCGCCGCATTATCACGGCAGCGGCGACAAAGCCAGTCAGAGTATTTGCAGCGGACTGGGTGTGGTGCAAGGCAATGGCAGCGATTTACTGCCCGGCCTGCCATGGCAAGCGGTGATGCGGGATGATGCGCAAACCATGCATCAGGCGCAGCGCTTGCAATTGGTGATCGCGGCCCCGGACAGCCACATCCTCCGGCTGTTGCAGCATAACCCGGCGCTGGCCCGCAAAGTGCGCCACGGCTGGCTGCTGTTGGCCAGCATCGCCCCGCAAGATGGCGGGTGGCGCGACTGGCTGCCTGGCCCAGACGGGGCCATTATCAGCCAGCATAAGAAAAACTAA
- a CDS encoding sterol desaturase family protein produces MQYLSDLFATLQAWLFESLVQPAVFALGLGEFVETAFDGVEIFLAGLCELLLIYLLLRPLEAKWPVQPVSFRARANDFIYTVIHRLGVFAVLIFFLLDPLLDQLAALLHLQGLRPFNLENLWPGITDAPLVSFFVYLLILDFFDYWYHRMQHRFHWWWALHSLHHSQMEMNLWSDNRNHLLDDFLRDVVMGLIALAIGVPPAQYVMLVMAGRILQSLQHANLRLHFGPLEWLLVSPRFHRCHHAIGIGHEAPGGRLGGCNFAVLFPIWDMVFRSAHFSPEFMATGVRDQLPPPHGLGRDYGRGFWAQQWLGLRRLWQALRS; encoded by the coding sequence ATGCAGTATTTGAGCGATTTGTTCGCCACCCTGCAAGCCTGGCTGTTTGAAAGTCTGGTGCAGCCGGCGGTGTTTGCCTTGGGGCTGGGGGAATTTGTCGAAACGGCGTTTGACGGGGTGGAAATTTTTCTCGCCGGCCTATGTGAATTGCTGCTGATTTACCTGCTCTTGCGCCCGCTGGAAGCAAAATGGCCGGTGCAGCCGGTGAGTTTTCGCGCGCGCGCAAATGATTTTATTTACACCGTGATTCACCGCCTGGGCGTGTTTGCGGTATTGATCTTTTTCCTGCTCGATCCGCTGTTGGATCAGTTGGCCGCCTTGCTGCATCTGCAGGGTTTGCGTCCCTTCAATCTGGAAAATCTGTGGCCGGGCATTACCGATGCGCCGCTGGTGAGTTTTTTTGTGTATTTGCTCATCCTGGATTTTTTCGATTACTGGTATCACCGCATGCAGCACCGGTTTCACTGGTGGTGGGCTTTGCACAGCTTGCATCACAGCCAGATGGAAATGAATTTGTGGAGCGATAACCGCAATCATTTGCTGGATGATTTTTTGCGCGATGTCGTGATGGGCCTGATTGCGCTGGCAATCGGGGTGCCGCCTGCGCAATATGTCATGCTGGTGATGGCCGGGCGCATCTTGCAAAGCTTGCAGCACGCCAATCTGCGCCTGCATTTCGGCCCGCTCGAATGGCTCCTGGTTTCACCGCGTTTTCATCGCTGCCATCATGCCATCGGCATCGGCCACGAGGCGCCGGGCGGGCGTCTGGGCGGGTGTAATTTCGCGGTGCTGTTTCCAATCTGGGATATGGTGTTTCGCAGCGCCCATTTCAGCCCGGAATTCATGGCTACCGGCGTGCGCGATCAATTGCCGCCGCCGCATGGTCTGGGGCGCGACTATGGCCGTGGTTTCTGGGCGCAACAATGGCTGGGTTTGCGCCGCTTATGGCAGGCTTTGCGCAGCTGA
- a CDS encoding FKBP-type peptidyl-prolyl cis-trans isomerase, with the protein MSTITTPSGLQYEDVQSGSGDAAARGNYVSVHYTGWLQNDDGSAGAKFDSSKDRGTPFRFSLGMGEVIKGWDEGVQGMQVGGVRRLVIPSALGYGARGAGGVIPPNATLIFEVELLSL; encoded by the coding sequence ATGAGCACAATCACCACTCCCTCCGGCCTGCAATATGAAGACGTGCAAAGCGGCAGCGGCGACGCCGCCGCACGCGGCAACTATGTATCGGTGCACTACACCGGCTGGCTGCAAAACGACGACGGCAGCGCCGGGGCGAAATTTGATTCCAGCAAAGATCGCGGCACGCCGTTCCGCTTTTCGCTGGGCATGGGCGAAGTCATCAAAGGCTGGGACGAAGGCGTGCAAGGGATGCAAGTGGGCGGCGTGCGCCGTCTGGTGATCCCGTCTGCGCTGGGCTATGGCGCGCGCGGCGCCGGCGGCGTGATTCCGCCCAACGCCACGCTGATTTTTGAAGTCGAATTACTGTCACTGTAA
- a CDS encoding transglycosylase domain-containing protein, with product MMRTTLRWNRTAQAAGQVRQGWRVFWRRHGKPAPLQVIAPAAAPHAAPHAHAHAHAAAHAAAPLAVSEPVPAANAEAVQYSTEPPTELPPPPRPPRKKGGWGRRIWRWCKILFWLVFLTALGLLAWFGWREMHDAKYQAQFFHEHARQAGFTLAEGESKNIRFPAASPFDERLGYASLPEFSNRLKQRDYAIVKQARITPKMAEIADLGLFMPWREKTQAGLEMADCHLQPLFAARYPERVFSDFNNVPPLLVSSLLFIENRELLDQTYPKRNPAVEWDRLAKAVLEQAAHGFDGEHKTAGGSTLATQIEKYRHSPEGRTSNAKDKLRQMISASLRAYQAGEDTSAARRQIVLDYLNTVPLSAKPGFGEVNGIGDGLWAWYGRDFHESRELLQRAARAPDPLSAMAYKEALSLMIAQRRPSWYLGDADSDLDSLTNTHLRLLAAHRVITPQLRDAALALKLAPAAKGKLPPQAATSFVNKKAVTAMRTHLASLLGENRLYNIDRLDLSAVSTINAEVQQSITAMLRDLRDGEKAKAAGLTGKGLLGNGDPAQVVYSFTLLERGEDANYLRLQTDNFDQPLDINDGAKLDLGSTAKLRTLISYLDIVANLHAKHQGKDEAALQAVVIDPKDKMSRWAVEFLQENQDASLEQMLEAALQRQYSASTGEGFFTGGGMHYFNNFKKEDNGRIMSVREAMRHSVNLVFVRMMRDVVHHYMFHSPGSSASLLSDVDDPRRADYLARFADREGREFIQRFYPKYKGKSAQEAEKILLQNLRPTPHRLAALYRTIAPQADLAAFSAFLRDNLPNDSNQEKLSRLYEQYAPEAMPLQDRGYVARIHPLELVVVGYLRQKPGASLSDVIAASAKERQQVYTWLFNTHRKHAQDKRIAGLLEVEGFLEVHKQWKKMGYPFDSMVPSYASALGASADRPSALAEMMGIIINDGVRKPTWRISSLHFAAGSPYETLFQRQAGKGEQVLPKEVARAVQSVINEVVTMGTAKRLANSFVRSDGSVLPVGGKTGTGDQRFEVWGAGGRLIESRYVNRSATFVFNIDSRYFGSITAYVSGAQSENYDFTSALPVQLLKTVAPRLMPLLEAGKPQAGLPGMCST from the coding sequence ATGATGAGAACCACCTTGCGCTGGAATCGCACCGCACAAGCGGCAGGGCAGGTGCGTCAAGGGTGGCGCGTATTTTGGCGCAGACATGGCAAACCGGCGCCATTGCAAGTCATTGCGCCAGCCGCAGCGCCGCACGCAGCGCCCCATGCACATGCGCATGCCCATGCGGCGGCGCATGCAGCGGCGCCGCTGGCGGTGTCAGAGCCTGTGCCGGCTGCAAACGCCGAAGCGGTGCAATATTCCACCGAACCGCCCACAGAATTGCCGCCGCCGCCACGTCCGCCGCGTAAAAAAGGCGGCTGGGGCCGGCGCATCTGGCGCTGGTGCAAAATTCTGTTCTGGCTGGTGTTTTTGACGGCGCTGGGCTTGCTGGCCTGGTTTGGCTGGCGTGAAATGCATGACGCCAAATACCAGGCGCAATTTTTCCATGAGCATGCGCGCCAGGCCGGCTTTACCCTGGCCGAAGGCGAGAGCAAAAACATCCGTTTCCCAGCCGCCAGCCCTTTCGATGAGCGGCTCGGTTACGCCAGCCTGCCAGAGTTCAGCAACCGTTTAAAACAGCGCGATTACGCCATCGTCAAACAAGCCCGCATCACGCCCAAAATGGCGGAAATCGCTGATCTTGGCCTGTTCATGCCCTGGCGTGAAAAGACCCAGGCTGGTTTGGAAATGGCGGATTGCCATTTGCAGCCGCTGTTTGCGGCGCGCTATCCGGAACGTGTGTTCAGCGATTTCAACAATGTCCCGCCCTTGCTGGTCAGCTCCCTGCTGTTTATTGAAAACCGCGAATTGCTGGATCAAACCTATCCCAAGCGCAATCCTGCCGTGGAATGGGACAGGCTGGCGAAAGCTGTGCTGGAGCAGGCCGCGCATGGTTTTGACGGCGAGCATAAAACCGCCGGCGGCAGCACGCTGGCTACGCAAATTGAAAAATACCGCCATTCGCCGGAAGGGCGCACCAGCAATGCCAAGGATAAGCTGCGGCAAATGATCTCGGCCAGCCTGCGCGCCTATCAGGCCGGCGAAGACACCAGCGCAGCGCGGCGCCAGATTGTGCTGGATTATCTGAACACCGTGCCGCTTTCGGCCAAACCGGGTTTTGGCGAAGTGAATGGGATTGGCGATGGCTTATGGGCCTGGTATGGGCGCGATTTTCATGAAAGCCGCGAACTGTTGCAGCGCGCCGCGCGCGCTCCCGATCCGCTCAGCGCCATGGCCTATAAAGAAGCGCTGTCGCTGATGATTGCGCAGCGCCGCCCCTCGTGGTATCTGGGCGATGCTGACAGCGATCTGGACAGCCTGACCAATACCCATTTGCGCTTGCTGGCGGCGCATCGCGTGATCACGCCGCAATTGCGCGATGCCGCGCTGGCGCTCAAGCTGGCCCCGGCGGCCAAGGGCAAATTGCCGCCGCAAGCCGCGACTTCCTTCGTGAATAAAAAAGCGGTGACGGCGATGCGCACCCATCTGGCCAGTTTGCTGGGTGAAAACCGCTTATACAATATCGACCGGCTCGATCTGAGCGCTGTCTCAACCATCAATGCCGAAGTGCAGCAAAGCATCACTGCCATGCTGCGCGATTTGCGCGATGGCGAAAAAGCCAAGGCCGCCGGCCTCACCGGCAAGGGCTTGCTGGGGAATGGCGATCCGGCCCAGGTGGTGTACAGCTTCACTTTGCTTGAGCGCGGCGAAGATGCGAATTATCTGCGCCTGCAAACCGATAATTTTGATCAGCCGCTGGATATCAACGACGGCGCCAAGCTCGATCTTGGCTCCACCGCCAAATTGCGCACCTTGATCAGCTATCTCGATATCGTCGCCAATTTGCACGCCAAACATCAGGGCAAGGATGAAGCTGCGCTGCAAGCGGTGGTGATTGACCCGAAAGACAAGATGTCGCGCTGGGCGGTCGAATTTTTGCAGGAAAACCAGGACGCCAGCCTGGAGCAGATGCTGGAAGCGGCCTTGCAGCGTCAGTATTCGGCTTCCACCGGCGAAGGTTTCTTCACCGGCGGCGGGATGCATTATTTCAATAACTTCAAAAAAGAAGACAATGGCCGCATCATGAGTGTGCGCGAAGCCATGCGCCATTCAGTGAATCTGGTGTTTGTGCGCATGATGCGCGATGTGGTGCACCACTATATGTTTCACTCGCCCGGTTCCTCGGCTTCATTGCTCAGTGATGTGGATGATCCGCGCCGCGCAGATTATCTGGCCCGCTTCGCCGACCGTGAAGGGCGTGAATTCATTCAGCGCTTTTATCCCAAATACAAGGGCAAGAGCGCGCAGGAAGCGGAAAAAATTCTGCTGCAAAACCTGCGTCCGACCCCGCACCGCTTAGCCGCGCTGTACCGCACGATTGCGCCGCAAGCTGACCTGGCCGCGTTTTCCGCTTTCCTGCGCGACAATTTGCCGAATGACAGCAATCAGGAAAAACTCTCGCGCCTGTATGAGCAATATGCGCCCGAGGCCATGCCCTTGCAGGATCGCGGCTATGTGGCGCGCATCCATCCGCTGGAGCTGGTGGTGGTCGGGTATTTGCGGCAAAAGCCCGGCGCCAGTCTGAGCGATGTGATCGCCGCCTCAGCCAAAGAACGTCAGCAAGTCTATACCTGGCTCTTTAACACCCACCGCAAACACGCCCAGGACAAACGGATTGCCGGTTTGCTCGAAGTCGAGGGCTTTTTGGAAGTGCATAAGCAGTGGAAGAAAATGGGTTATCCCTTTGATTCCATGGTGCCCAGCTACGCCAGCGCGCTGGGCGCTTCCGCCGACCGTCCTTCCGCGCTGGCGGAAATGATGGGCATCATCATCAATGACGGCGTGCGCAAACCGACCTGGCGCATCAGCTCCTTGCATTTCGCCGCCGGTTCGCCCTACGAAACCCTGTTCCAGCGCCAGGCCGGCAAGGGCGAGCAGGTATTGCCGAAAGAAGTCGCGCGCGCAGTGCAAAGCGTGATCAATGAAGTGGTCACCATGGGCACCGCCAAGCGCCTTGCCAACAGCTTTGTGCGCAGCGATGGCAGCGTCTTGCCGGTAGGCGGCAAGACAGGCACAGGCGACCAGCGCTTTGAAGTATGGGGTGCGGGCGGCCGCCTGATCGAATCGCGCTACGTCAACCGCTCAGCCACCTTTGTCTTCAATATCGATAGCCGTTATTTCGGCAGCATCACCGCCTATGTCAGCGGGGCGCAATCGGAAAATTATGATTTCACCAGCGCCTTGCCGGTGCAACTCTTGAAAACCGTGGCCCCGCGCTTAATGCCCTTGCTGGAAGCCGGCAAACCGCAGGCGGGTTTGCCGGGCATGTGCTCGACTTGA
- a CDS encoding molybdopterin-binding protein, whose product MAIGLLIIGDEILSGRRSDKHLPKMVQMLSERGMRLDWAQVTGDDPRRITAILRDCIASGDIVFSCGGIGATPDDHTRQCAAAALGVHLELHPFAKEKIQERALEVARERGLEVDLHSAEQLQRLKMGEFPAGAEIIPNPYNKVPGFRCGNLHFVPGFPEMAHPMIAWTLDTHYAHLHNATPWVERALLVIEVAESRLTPLMEELERDFPLIKVFSLPGLPKENLSWHIELGVKGDPAQVEAAFARICAELAQMGAQTRNL is encoded by the coding sequence ATGGCAATCGGTTTATTGATCATCGGCGATGAAATTCTGTCTGGCCGCAGGAGTGACAAACATCTGCCGAAAATGGTGCAGATGTTGTCCGAGCGCGGCATGCGCCTCGATTGGGCGCAGGTGACAGGCGATGATCCACGTCGCATTACCGCCATTTTGCGCGACTGCATCGCCAGCGGCGATATTGTGTTTTCCTGTGGCGGCATCGGCGCCACGCCGGACGACCACACGCGCCAATGCGCGGCGGCGGCCCTGGGCGTGCATCTCGAATTGCATCCTTTCGCCAAGGAAAAAATCCAGGAGCGTGCGCTCGAAGTGGCGCGCGAGCGCGGTCTGGAAGTGGATTTGCACAGCGCCGAACAATTGCAGCGCCTGAAAATGGGCGAATTTCCCGCCGGCGCTGAGATTATTCCCAATCCCTACAATAAAGTGCCCGGTTTTCGCTGCGGCAATCTGCATTTTGTGCCGGGTTTTCCGGAAATGGCGCATCCCATGATCGCCTGGACGCTGGACACCCATTACGCGCATTTGCACAACGCCACGCCCTGGGTTGAGCGCGCCTTGCTGGTGATTGAAGTGGCGGAATCGCGCCTGACCCCGCTGATGGAAGAATTGGAGCGTGATTTCCCGCTGATCAAAGTCTTCAGCTTGCCAGGTTTGCCCAAAGAAAACTTGAGCTGGCATATCGAATTGGGTGTCAAAGGCGATCCGGCACAAGTGGAGGCGGCGTTTGCCCGTATCTGCGCTGAATTGGCGCAGATGGGGGCGCAAACCCGCAACTTGTAA